The proteins below come from a single Pedobacter aquae genomic window:
- a CDS encoding TetR/AcrR family transcriptional regulator codes for MEEVQLYIIKEAEKLFMKYGLRSVTMDDIAKHLGMSKKTLYVNFKDKNDLVNHMFTTILKEDECQLACCSAEAENAIDEMFKIMNYLKDSLSGINPIVFYDLEKYHAEANGIMKDFKHGHIFQKCKINLERGIKEGLYREDLNIEVLAASRVSQIDWVFESDLVRGGKYSLYEVINEITYHFVCGVVNDKGSKLINEYKDKYK; via the coding sequence ATGGAAGAAGTGCAGTTATACATCATTAAAGAAGCAGAAAAGCTGTTTATGAAATACGGTTTGCGCAGTGTTACCATGGATGATATTGCTAAGCATTTGGGTATGTCTAAAAAAACACTCTATGTAAACTTTAAGGATAAGAATGATTTAGTAAACCACATGTTTACAACAATTTTAAAGGAAGATGAATGTCAGTTAGCATGTTGTAGTGCCGAGGCTGAAAACGCTATAGATGAGATGTTCAAAATTATGAATTATCTAAAAGATAGTCTTTCTGGTATCAATCCGATTGTTTTTTACGATTTAGAGAAATACCATGCAGAAGCAAACGGCATTATGAAAGATTTTAAACATGGCCATATTTTTCAGAAATGTAAAATCAATTTAGAACGCGGTATCAAAGAGGGTTTATATCGTGAGGATTTGAATATCGAAGTTTTGGCAGCTTCTAGGGTAAGCCAGATAGATTGGGTATTTGAATCAGACTTGGTACGTGGTGGAAAATACAGCCTTTATGAAGTTATCAATGAAATTACTTACCACTTTGTTTGTGGTGTAGTTAATGATAAGGGATCAAAATTAATTAATGAATATAAAGATAAGTACAAATAA
- a CDS encoding DUF3347 domain-containing protein: MRKIYIHTVLCAALLASYGCNNQQSGTETKDSTAVTAEASTPVTFKDSKADSIYQGYISLKNALVANNEEDAKKASASLEGILKTTNDSLAVQAGKISTAATVADKRLAFNDFTENILKEIRTQVSGGTIYKQHCPMANDGKGGFWLASEKEIKNPYYGEAMLSCGTVEEEIK, translated from the coding sequence ATGAGGAAAATTTATATCCACACTGTATTATGCGCTGCTTTACTAGCTAGCTACGGTTGCAACAACCAACAATCTGGTACAGAAACAAAAGACTCTACAGCGGTAACGGCAGAGGCCAGCACACCAGTAACTTTCAAAGACAGCAAAGCTGATAGTATTTATCAAGGTTATATCAGCTTAAAAAATGCTTTGGTGGCTAATAACGAAGAAGACGCAAAAAAAGCAAGCGCTAGCTTAGAAGGTATTTTAAAAACCACTAATGACTCTTTAGCTGTACAAGCGGGCAAAATTAGCACAGCAGCTACCGTTGCCGATAAAAGATTAGCTTTTAATGATTTTACAGAGAATATCTTAAAAGAAATACGCACTCAAGTAAGCGGTGGAACCATATACAAACAACATTGCCCTATGGCTAATGATGGCAAGGGAGGTTTCTGGTTAGCAAGTGAGAAAGAAATTAAAAACCCTTATTACGGCGAAGCGATGTTGTCTTGCGGTACAGTAGAAGAAGAAATTAAATAA
- a CDS encoding NifU family protein produces the protein MNITVYTESTPNPSTMKFIVNKLLINGSVDYATKESASVSRFASELYKFSFVNGVFFASNFVTVTKTEDADWNDIEPILKEFVKGAVESEYNVQEKAQDENVNFEGTEVEVKIQQILYDYVRPAVEQDGGAISYKSFEDGIVTVELRGSCSGCPSSTITLKSGIQSLLQRMVPEVKEVVSEAL, from the coding sequence ATGAACATTACAGTATATACAGAATCAACACCTAACCCGTCAACAATGAAATTCATTGTTAACAAATTATTAATCAACGGAAGTGTAGATTACGCCACTAAAGAAAGTGCTTCTGTATCAAGATTTGCATCAGAATTATACAAATTTAGCTTTGTTAATGGCGTATTTTTCGCAAGTAACTTTGTTACTGTTACCAAAACAGAAGATGCAGATTGGAACGATATTGAACCTATCTTAAAAGAATTTGTAAAAGGTGCTGTAGAATCAGAATACAATGTACAAGAAAAAGCACAAGATGAAAATGTAAATTTTGAAGGTACTGAGGTAGAAGTTAAAATTCAGCAAATTTTATACGATTATGTAAGACCAGCAGTGGAGCAAGATGGTGGTGCTATCAGCTACAAATCTTTTGAAGATGGTATCGTAACAGTAGAGCTAAGAGGTTCTTGCAGCGGTTGCCCTTCTTCTACCATTACTTTAAAATCTGGTATCCAAAGTTTATTACAAAGAATGGTTCCGGAGGTTAAAGAAGTAGTTTCTGAGGCACTTTAA
- a CDS encoding efflux RND transporter permease subunit: protein MKDVQKEFKPASWAIDNKTAIYVLTVILLIAGYFAYVSLPKENFPEISIPKIFVTTVYPGTSPENMENLVTKQLEKQIKSQQGLKKVTSNSYQDFSFITAEFNADVDIKDAKQRIKDAVDKAKQDLPTDLPDDPEVLDINLSDLPIMYLNLSGDYDLKTLKQYADDLKDRVEALPEISGVDIVGALDPEVQINVDMNKMAAAQISFSDIGRAVEYENVSASGGTVPMDGVRRTLNIKKEFASAEEIANIVVKNPMGASVYLRDIAQVVDGFKEQESFARLYGKNVITLNVKKRSGENLIEASDKIEAVIAEMKAKQFPKGLEIVTTGDQSDQTRVTLHDLINTIIIGFILVTLILMFFMGVTNAFFVALSVPLSMCVAFLLMPTIGFTMNMIVLFSFLLALGIVVDDAVVVIENTHRIFDNGKVPIKQAAKMAAGEVFLPVFSGTMTTLAPFIPLAFWPGIIGEFMFFLPITLIITLLASLLVAYIINPVFAVDFMTAHEHDDTHKPTFDKQVKKVLKYFAGAALLAYIIDFGFGNMVVVLALFYLLQHFYLNRVIYKFQNQVWPRYQDKYANFLKWALHRPYTILGSTLGLLVFSIIFTMIMKPKFVFFPTADPNFTYVYISLPVGTDQAYTNEVTKKVEAKVAAVVDSMGKHNVSSIISNVTKGVTDPQDEDQGDYPNRGKVTVAFVEFGKRSGKPTTEYMAAIREAVKGVPGAEISVTQEQSGPPTAKPISIEITGDDLDSLVVTSERLKKYLVAKNIPGVEELKSDFQNNKPEIIFDIDRERANREGISTGQIALDLRTALYGKEVSKFRDLDEDYEINVRAQEDQRNSLEALRNLKITYRDMGMGGMIRQVPLSSFADIDYVNTYGGIKRKQQKRIIILSSNVLSDYNENEVVANIQREINQFNAPDGVLVKMAGAQEEQAETAAFLGLALGVAFFLILIILVIQFNSVGKPIIILSEILFSIIGVLLGISLFKMEMSIVMMGVGIVALAGIVVRNGILLVEFADLMIEQGMQPFEAVLEAGRTRMTPVLLTATATMLGLVPLAVGLNLDFAKLFSEGNPHIYFGGDNVAFWGPLSWTMIFGLSFATFLTLILVPSMYLIRIRIKERLFKKKTQEVEA from the coding sequence ATGAAAGACGTACAAAAAGAATTTAAACCCGCCAGTTGGGCAATAGATAACAAGACGGCTATCTATGTCCTTACGGTGATATTATTAATAGCAGGTTACTTTGCCTATGTAAGCCTGCCTAAAGAAAACTTTCCGGAGATTTCTATCCCTAAGATATTTGTAACCACAGTATATCCGGGTACTTCTCCAGAAAATATGGAGAATTTAGTAACCAAGCAGTTAGAAAAGCAAATAAAGTCTCAGCAAGGGCTAAAAAAAGTTACTTCTAATTCTTATCAGGATTTTTCTTTCATCACAGCAGAGTTTAATGCCGATGTTGACATTAAAGATGCAAAACAAAGAATTAAAGATGCTGTAGATAAAGCTAAGCAAGATTTACCTACTGATTTGCCAGATGATCCTGAGGTTTTAGATATTAATTTATCTGATTTGCCTATCATGTATCTCAACTTATCTGGAGATTATGATTTGAAAACCTTAAAGCAATATGCTGATGATTTAAAAGATAGGGTAGAGGCTTTACCAGAAATTTCGGGTGTTGATATTGTTGGTGCTTTAGATCCAGAAGTTCAAATCAATGTAGATATGAATAAAATGGCGGCTGCACAAATATCTTTTTCTGATATAGGTAGAGCTGTTGAGTACGAGAATGTTTCAGCATCTGGAGGTACTGTTCCTATGGATGGCGTTAGACGTACCTTAAACATTAAAAAAGAATTTGCTTCTGCCGAGGAGATAGCCAATATCGTAGTTAAAAACCCGATGGGGGCGTCTGTTTATTTGAGAGACATTGCTCAAGTTGTAGATGGTTTTAAAGAGCAAGAATCTTTTGCTCGTTTATATGGTAAAAACGTAATTACACTAAACGTTAAAAAGCGTTCTGGAGAGAACTTAATTGAAGCTTCTGATAAAATAGAGGCTGTAATTGCCGAAATGAAGGCAAAGCAGTTTCCTAAAGGCTTAGAAATTGTTACTACCGGAGACCAATCAGACCAAACCCGTGTTACTTTACACGATTTAATCAATACCATCATCATTGGTTTTATTTTGGTTACCCTGATATTGATGTTCTTTATGGGAGTTACCAACGCGTTTTTCGTGGCATTATCGGTACCATTATCTATGTGTGTGGCTTTCTTATTGATGCCTACTATTGGTTTTACCATGAACATGATTGTATTGTTCTCTTTCCTACTCGCTTTAGGGATTGTGGTGGATGATGCCGTGGTGGTTATAGAAAATACGCACCGTATTTTCGATAATGGAAAAGTTCCTATTAAACAAGCTGCAAAAATGGCTGCTGGAGAGGTGTTTTTACCCGTGTTCTCTGGTACCATGACAACCTTAGCGCCATTTATTCCATTAGCATTTTGGCCAGGTATTATAGGCGAGTTTATGTTCTTCTTACCTATAACACTTATCATTACCTTGTTAGCTTCTTTATTGGTTGCTTATATCATTAACCCGGTTTTTGCGGTTGATTTTATGACTGCTCATGAGCATGATGATACACATAAGCCAACTTTTGATAAACAAGTTAAAAAGGTACTTAAATATTTTGCTGGTGCTGCTTTATTAGCCTATATCATTGATTTTGGCTTTGGTAATATGGTAGTTGTATTGGCACTATTTTACTTATTACAGCATTTTTATCTTAACAGGGTTATCTATAAATTCCAAAATCAAGTATGGCCAAGGTATCAAGATAAATATGCCAATTTCTTGAAATGGGCATTGCACAGGCCTTATACTATTTTAGGAAGTACTTTAGGTTTATTGGTGTTTTCCATCATCTTCACCATGATTATGAAACCTAAATTTGTATTCTTCCCAACGGCCGATCCTAACTTTACTTATGTATACATCAGTTTACCTGTTGGTACAGACCAAGCTTATACCAACGAAGTAACCAAAAAGGTTGAAGCTAAAGTTGCAGCCGTAGTAGATAGTATGGGGAAACACAATGTTTCTTCTATCATCTCTAACGTAACTAAAGGTGTAACCGATCCTCAGGATGAAGATCAAGGTGATTATCCAAACCGTGGAAAGGTTACCGTGGCTTTTGTGGAGTTTGGTAAACGTAGCGGCAAGCCAACAACAGAGTACATGGCTGCTATAAGAGAAGCTGTAAAAGGTGTTCCTGGGGCAGAAATTTCTGTTACGCAAGAGCAATCTGGTCCGCCAACTGCTAAACCTATAAGTATAGAAATTACTGGTGATGATTTAGACTCTTTAGTAGTAACATCAGAAAGATTAAAAAAATATTTAGTAGCTAAAAATATACCTGGGGTAGAGGAGTTAAAATCAGACTTCCAAAACAATAAGCCAGAAATCATTTTTGATATTGATAGAGAAAGAGCCAACCGCGAAGGTATTTCTACCGGACAAATTGCTCTTGATTTAAGAACAGCTCTTTATGGTAAAGAAGTTTCTAAATTCCGTGATTTGGATGAGGATTATGAAATTAATGTAAGAGCTCAGGAAGACCAACGTAATAGTTTAGAAGCTTTAAGAAACTTAAAAATCACTTATCGTGATATGGGTATGGGCGGCATGATTCGTCAAGTACCACTTTCTTCTTTTGCTGATATTGATTATGTAAATACTTACGGAGGCATCAAGCGTAAGCAACAAAAAAGAATCATTATTTTATCATCAAACGTATTGTCTGATTATAATGAGAACGAAGTTGTAGCCAATATTCAAAGAGAAATTAATCAGTTTAACGCTCCTGATGGCGTATTGGTGAAAATGGCTGGTGCACAAGAAGAACAGGCAGAAACGGCAGCTTTCTTAGGTCTAGCCTTAGGAGTAGCTTTCTTCCTGATTTTGATTATTCTGGTTATACAGTTTAACTCGGTAGGTAAGCCAATCATCATTTTAAGTGAAATTCTGTTCAGTATCATTGGGGTATTGTTAGGTATTAGCTTATTTAAAATGGAAATGTCTATTGTAATGATGGGGGTAGGTATTGTTGCGCTAGCTGGTATTGTGGTGCGTAACGGTATATTACTGGTAGAATTTGCCGATTTAATGATAGAGCAAGGTATGCAACCTTTTGAAGCTGTTTTAGAAGCTGGTAGAACCAGGATGACGCCGGTATTGCTTACTGCAACTGCAACCATGTTAGGTTTAGTGCCATTGGCGGTAGGCTTAAACTTAGATTTTGCTAAGCTCTTCTCAGAAGGTAATCCGCATATTTATTTTGGTGGAGATAACGTAGCTTTCTGGGGGCCTTTATCATGGACTATGATATTTGGTTTAAGTTTCGCAACCTTCTTAACCTTAATACTTGTACCTTCTATGTACTTGATTAGGATAAGAATAAAAGAAAGATTATTCAAAAAGAAAACTCAAGAAGTTGAGGCATAA
- the purB gene encoding adenylosuccinate lyase, giving the protein MSLSSLYAISPVDGRYHQATKQLGEFFSEAGLIKYRVFVEIEYFIALCEVKLPQLQNFDAKKFPDLRKIYQDFKEEYALEIKEIEKTTNHDVKAVEYFIKNRFDELGLGEFKEFIHFGLTSQDINNTAIPYSLKLGLEQVIYPEIEAVIALLKQLASDWKDISLLAHTHGQPASPTKLGKEILVFVERLEKQYQQLKAVPFAAKFGGATGNFNAHHVAYGNINWQDFGNKFVNQQLGLSRSQYTTQIEHYDNLAAQFDALKRINNIILDLDRDMWTYISMNYFKQKIKAGEVGSSAMPHKVNPIDFENSEGNVGIANALYEHLAAKLPVSRLQRDLTDSTVLRNVGVPLAHTLIALKSTVKGLNKLLLNQDAIAQDLEDNWAVVAEAIQTILRRENYPNPYEALKALTRTNTGINATVIAEFVNTLDVSDTIKAELKQITPSNYTGIF; this is encoded by the coding sequence ATGAGTTTATCTTCTTTATACGCGATTTCTCCAGTTGATGGCAGATATCATCAAGCAACTAAACAATTAGGTGAGTTTTTTTCTGAAGCTGGCTTAATAAAATACCGTGTTTTTGTTGAAATAGAATACTTTATCGCTTTGTGCGAAGTAAAGCTGCCGCAACTTCAAAACTTTGACGCTAAAAAGTTCCCTGATTTAAGAAAGATTTATCAAGACTTTAAAGAAGAATATGCTTTAGAAATTAAAGAGATTGAAAAAACCACCAACCACGACGTTAAAGCTGTAGAATATTTTATTAAAAACAGGTTTGATGAATTAGGATTAGGTGAATTTAAAGAGTTTATCCATTTTGGCTTAACCTCACAAGACATCAATAATACAGCTATCCCTTATTCTTTAAAATTAGGGTTAGAACAAGTTATTTATCCTGAAATAGAGGCTGTAATTGCGCTATTAAAACAATTAGCTTCAGATTGGAAAGATATTTCTCTACTCGCACATACGCATGGGCAGCCAGCATCGCCAACCAAACTGGGTAAAGAAATTTTGGTGTTTGTAGAGCGCTTAGAAAAACAATATCAACAACTAAAAGCTGTTCCTTTTGCGGCAAAATTTGGTGGTGCTACTGGAAACTTTAATGCCCACCACGTAGCTTATGGCAATATCAATTGGCAAGATTTCGGTAATAAATTTGTAAACCAACAATTAGGTTTAAGTCGGTCTCAATACACCACACAAATAGAACATTATGATAATCTGGCAGCACAATTTGATGCGCTAAAAAGAATCAATAATATCATTTTAGACTTAGATAGAGATATGTGGACCTATATTTCTATGAACTACTTTAAGCAGAAAATAAAAGCTGGCGAAGTTGGTTCATCGGCGATGCCACATAAAGTTAACCCGATAGATTTTGAAAACTCTGAAGGAAATGTGGGTATTGCAAACGCCCTTTACGAGCATTTAGCAGCTAAACTACCGGTTAGTCGTTTACAAAGAGATTTAACAGATTCTACCGTTTTAAGAAATGTAGGTGTGCCATTAGCACATACTTTAATAGCCTTAAAATCAACGGTTAAAGGTTTAAATAAATTATTGTTAAACCAAGATGCAATAGCTCAAGATTTAGAAGACAATTGGGCTGTAGTAGCAGAGGCTATACAAACTATTTTAAGAAGAGAAAACTACCCTAACCCTTACGAAGCCTTAAAAGCCTTAACACGTACCAATACAGGCATAAATGCCACCGTTATTGCAGAGTTTGTAAATACTTTAGATGTTTCTGATACTATAAAAGCCGAATTGAAGCAAATTACTCCGTCTAATTATACTGGGATATTTTAA
- a CDS encoding TolC family protein, with the protein MIANRMLLAAILSLISSSVLLAQTDTVTTHSFTLEECIQYAYKHQTDVLNADIDQKIADAKVKETIGIGLPQISGNARFQDFLKIPTSLIPSEIFGGAPGTFTPVQFGVKYQSTTGIDVSQLLFDGSYIVGLQASKTFKELSQRAFTRTKIETNVSVRKAYYMVLVNNEQLDLLNANISQLGEQLKQTKALNENGFAEKIDVDRLNVLYNNLVTERENIKRLLALGNQMLKFQIGMPVEHTLIVEGKIADVNLADNEEVVLDTTAYKSRIEYSLTQTQIKLNELDLKRYKSQYLPSLAAFGSGAYQFQSNNFNQLYDNRFPTVVVGLQLNVPIFSGFQKANRVAQAKLELQKSNNNLFQVKNSINLDIKNSATSFRNSIASLNNQRANLNLANEILRVSKIKYEQGVGSSIEVTQAQTSLKEAENNYINALYDALVNKVNLDKASGKINE; encoded by the coding sequence ATGATAGCCAACAGAATGCTGCTTGCAGCAATATTAAGTTTAATTTCTTCTTCTGTTTTACTGGCCCAAACAGATACGGTAACCACACACAGTTTTACCTTAGAAGAGTGTATTCAGTATGCTTATAAACATCAAACAGATGTTTTAAATGCAGACATAGACCAGAAAATTGCCGATGCTAAAGTAAAAGAAACGATTGGTATAGGTTTACCGCAAATTAGTGGAAATGCTAGGTTTCAGGATTTCTTGAAGATACCAACTTCTTTAATACCTTCAGAAATCTTTGGTGGGGCTCCAGGTACTTTTACACCAGTACAATTTGGGGTTAAGTACCAATCAACCACGGGTATAGATGTTAGTCAGCTTTTATTTGACGGAAGTTATATTGTAGGTTTACAAGCCTCTAAAACTTTTAAAGAACTTTCTCAAAGAGCTTTTACAAGAACTAAAATAGAAACTAATGTTTCTGTAAGAAAAGCTTATTACATGGTTTTAGTAAATAATGAGCAGTTAGACTTATTAAATGCAAACATTAGCCAATTAGGAGAGCAATTAAAACAAACAAAAGCTTTAAATGAAAATGGTTTTGCAGAAAAAATTGATGTAGATAGGTTAAATGTGTTGTACAATAACCTAGTTACAGAAAGAGAAAACATAAAACGTTTATTAGCATTAGGCAACCAAATGTTAAAGTTTCAAATAGGGATGCCTGTTGAGCATACTTTAATCGTAGAGGGTAAAATTGCAGATGTTAATTTAGCTGATAATGAAGAAGTTGTTTTAGATACCACAGCTTACAAAAGTAGAATTGAGTACAGCCTAACCCAAACTCAAATTAAGTTGAATGAGTTAGATTTAAAGAGATATAAATCTCAATACCTACCTAGTTTGGCAGCTTTTGGTTCTGGTGCTTACCAATTCCAAAGTAATAATTTTAACCAGCTTTACGATAATAGGTTTCCAACAGTAGTGGTAGGCTTACAATTAAATGTTCCCATTTTTAGTGGTTTCCAAAAAGCAAACCGAGTGGCGCAAGCTAAACTAGAACTACAAAAATCTAATAATAACTTGTTTCAGGTTAAAAACTCCATCAACCTAGATATTAAAAATAGCGCTACCAGTTTCAGAAATAGCATAGCCTCTTTAAACAACCAAAGAGCTAATTTAAACCTAGCTAATGAAATCTTAAGGGTTTCTAAAATTAAATACGAACAAGGTGTGGGATCTAGTATAGAAGTTACACAAGCGCAAACATCATTAAAAGAAGCAGAAAATAACTATATCAACGCGTTATATGATGCTTTAGTAAATAAAGTAAACTTAGACAAGGCAAGCGGTAAAATCAATGAATAA
- a CDS encoding efflux RND transporter periplasmic adaptor subunit — MRNFIYLIVIVFLAACGSGDDNKKAQLDKLKKEQAEINAKIAKLEAELGSNKDTLYKDVNVHEVKSSTFKNYIEIQGRVDAEENVQVNPQAAGVLTKIFVNIGQNVSKGQVIAQIDDAVLRQSMAQLQTQLDLATNLYNRQKNLWDQKIGTEVQFLNAKTQKEGLEKQMAVLRQQAAMYQVKSPINGTIDQLDWKIGMAVQPGAPGVRIVNANDLKAKALLSETYASRIDKGDEVEIIIPDAKDSLTTKLSFTSKVIDPTSRSFSIEVNLPSKKIYRPNMLAVLRIVDYEKANALTVPIKAVQKSEAGDYLLLADNGKAKRVAVKIGNVYNGMAEVLSGLNAGDKVITIGFNNLNEGDLVKF; from the coding sequence ATGAGAAATTTTATATACCTAATCGTTATCGTGTTTTTAGCAGCTTGCGGAAGCGGCGATGATAATAAAAAAGCGCAGTTAGATAAGCTTAAAAAAGAACAAGCTGAGATAAATGCTAAAATAGCTAAGCTAGAAGCCGAGCTAGGTTCTAACAAAGACACTTTGTACAAAGATGTAAATGTTCACGAGGTTAAATCATCAACCTTTAAAAACTATATAGAAATACAAGGTAGGGTAGATGCCGAAGAAAACGTACAAGTTAACCCACAAGCTGCAGGTGTATTAACTAAAATATTTGTAAACATTGGGCAAAATGTTTCAAAAGGACAAGTTATTGCTCAGATAGATGATGCTGTTCTTCGTCAGAGTATGGCACAATTACAAACACAATTAGACTTAGCTACAAATCTTTACAACCGCCAGAAAAATCTTTGGGACCAAAAAATTGGTACAGAGGTACAGTTCTTAAATGCTAAAACTCAAAAAGAAGGTTTAGAAAAGCAAATGGCAGTTTTAAGACAGCAAGCTGCTATGTATCAAGTAAAATCGCCAATAAATGGTACCATAGATCAATTAGACTGGAAAATTGGTATGGCTGTACAACCAGGTGCACCAGGCGTAAGAATTGTAAATGCTAATGATTTAAAAGCAAAAGCTTTATTGTCTGAAACTTACGCATCAAGAATAGATAAAGGTGATGAAGTAGAAATCATCATTCCAGATGCTAAAGATTCTTTAACTACGAAACTTTCTTTTACTTCTAAAGTGATAGATCCAACTTCAAGAAGTTTTAGTATTGAGGTAAACTTACCAAGCAAGAAAATTTATCGTCCTAATATGTTAGCAGTTTTAAGAATTGTTGATTACGAAAAAGCAAATGCCTTAACTGTACCTATTAAAGCTGTACAAAAATCAGAAGCGGGAGATTATTTACTACTTGCTGATAATGGAAAAGCAAAACGCGTAGCCGTTAAAATAGGTAATGTTTATAACGGTATGGCAGAAGTGTTAAGTGGTTTAAATGCTGGTGATAAAGTTATTACCATAGGCTTTAACAACCTTAACGAAGGTGATTTAGTTAAGTTTTAA